A section of the Agarivorans litoreus genome encodes:
- a CDS encoding voltage-gated chloride channel family protein, whose translation MPHPLPNSPSTLLVLLRWLLLLIPLAFVVGSLNALFLYLLDYASHTRADNPYLLYFLPLAGVVVVFIYRRFGKNSESGNNLIIDEIHQPGAGIPARMAPLVLISTVVTHLFGGSAGREGTAVQIGGACSAAYGKLFKLSGRDYQILLSAGVAAGFSALFSTPLAATIFAIEVLAVGRIRFDSVIPALFAAILADLVCSAWGTPHTQYKIDFLEHVMLFEHLVHVDLIMLGKVLIAAIAFGITGYLFGETVFVLKDIFKHLFKNPYLIAVIGGLIVIGIVSLIGNQDYIGLGVNSYREGGVSIISAFNEGGAEWYSWMLKLLLTAITLAAGFKGGEVTPLFFIGATLGNTLAWIMGAPVDLFAAIGFIAVFAAATNTPLACTIMGVELFGSDHLLYFAVACFVAYYFSGHTGIYSAQRVAVPKSTNFAAHEKTLGEIRAANNRLVSWLKKRNK comes from the coding sequence ATGCCGCACCCTTTGCCCAATAGCCCGAGCACTTTACTTGTTTTACTAAGGTGGCTGTTATTGCTAATCCCCTTGGCCTTTGTGGTAGGTTCGTTAAACGCCTTGTTTTTGTATTTGCTCGATTATGCTAGCCATACCCGAGCCGATAACCCTTACTTGTTGTACTTCTTGCCTTTGGCCGGCGTAGTGGTGGTTTTTATCTATCGCCGTTTTGGAAAAAACTCCGAATCAGGCAACAATCTCATCATTGATGAGATCCATCAACCTGGTGCAGGTATTCCTGCTCGTATGGCGCCTTTAGTGCTAATTTCTACAGTAGTTACGCATTTGTTTGGTGGCTCTGCTGGTCGCGAAGGAACCGCTGTGCAAATCGGCGGAGCATGCAGTGCCGCTTACGGGAAGCTATTCAAACTTAGTGGCCGAGACTATCAAATTTTGCTTAGCGCAGGGGTAGCTGCTGGATTCTCCGCGTTATTCAGTACGCCTCTTGCCGCTACTATTTTTGCAATTGAGGTGTTGGCGGTTGGTAGGATCCGCTTTGACTCAGTCATTCCCGCTTTATTTGCAGCGATTTTAGCTGACTTAGTATGCTCCGCTTGGGGCACGCCTCATACCCAATATAAAATCGATTTTCTGGAACACGTGATGCTGTTTGAGCATCTGGTTCATGTTGATTTGATCATGTTAGGTAAGGTACTTATCGCCGCTATAGCGTTTGGTATAACAGGCTACCTGTTTGGCGAAACGGTGTTTGTACTTAAAGATATCTTTAAACACCTATTTAAGAACCCCTATTTGATAGCAGTAATTGGCGGACTCATAGTTATTGGCATTGTGAGCTTAATAGGCAATCAAGACTACATAGGTTTGGGAGTTAACAGTTACCGAGAAGGTGGGGTAAGTATCATTAGTGCCTTTAACGAAGGAGGAGCAGAATGGTACAGCTGGATGCTTAAGTTGTTGCTAACGGCAATCACTCTTGCTGCTGGCTTTAAAGGTGGTGAGGTAACGCCATTGTTTTTCATCGGGGCTACCTTAGGTAACACCTTGGCGTGGATAATGGGCGCACCAGTGGATTTATTTGCAGCAATTGGCTTTATTGCAGTGTTTGCCGCAGCTACCAATACACCGTTAGCCTGTACCATTATGGGTGTTGAGTTGTTTGGCTCTGATCATTTACTCTATTTTGCTGTAGCTTGTTTCGTTGCCTATTACTTTAGCGGTCACACCGGTATTTATTCTGCGCAACGGGTGGCAGTGCCAAAGTCTACAAACTTTGCGGCGCACGAGAAAACCTTGGGTGAAATTAGGGCGGCCAATAACCGTTTGGTGTCTTGGTTGAAAAAACGAAACAAATAA
- a CDS encoding efflux RND transporter periplasmic adaptor subunit, with translation MLLRLHTLAALTVTTLLSACSEPVETVTDNTLSVLTVSINESAAQPEREFNARVEPAELTPLSFRIAGELTQMSIKPGQHVKKGQLLAQLDNRKLKQQVDDALATFSLAERQLNRAQGLVGKSLLSQEEYDVLNANYELAGVDYQLAKAQLKYSQLRAPFEGLIAEVPKQSFETITPGETVLSIYRDDLVYVRLQLPDNLLAQIDPTERNYSYQPKAKYAGNDTLYPVTLLEHTSEPNPETQAFEVWMSMPQVEPAILPGTSVTMFVDLDAAGLVGRSGYLLPMTALDPGNNDQQFYVWKVTEGRAQKVEIQVAQIHTEGVLVSEGLSQGDQIIVSSLAKLRNGLSVTTQSQEQ, from the coding sequence ATGTTGTTAAGACTCCATACATTGGCTGCGTTAACCGTTACCACATTGCTTTCTGCTTGCAGTGAGCCAGTAGAAACCGTCACCGATAATACCTTGTCGGTATTAACAGTTAGTATTAATGAATCTGCAGCTCAGCCGGAACGAGAGTTTAATGCCCGCGTTGAGCCAGCAGAATTGACGCCGTTATCCTTTCGTATTGCTGGCGAATTGACACAAATGTCGATCAAGCCTGGTCAACACGTTAAAAAGGGCCAATTGTTAGCGCAACTTGATAATCGAAAGCTAAAACAACAAGTCGACGATGCTCTGGCAACGTTTAGCCTCGCTGAGCGTCAGTTAAACCGCGCCCAAGGCTTGGTAGGTAAAAGCCTATTGTCTCAAGAAGAATACGATGTGCTTAACGCTAATTATGAGTTGGCAGGTGTTGATTATCAGTTGGCTAAAGCGCAACTAAAATACAGCCAGCTACGCGCACCATTTGAAGGCCTTATTGCTGAAGTGCCAAAGCAGTCTTTTGAAACAATAACGCCCGGCGAGACAGTGCTGTCTATCTATCGAGATGATTTAGTGTATGTTCGGCTGCAACTACCCGATAACTTGCTTGCTCAAATAGACCCAACAGAGCGTAATTATAGCTATCAACCTAAAGCCAAATACGCAGGTAACGATACGCTCTATCCTGTTACCCTTTTAGAGCATACCTCGGAGCCTAATCCCGAGACTCAGGCTTTTGAAGTGTGGATGAGCATGCCGCAAGTCGAGCCAGCAATTTTGCCTGGAACCTCTGTCACTATGTTTGTTGATTTAGATGCGGCTGGCCTTGTAGGGCGCAGTGGATATTTGTTACCTATGACAGCATTAGATCCAGGCAATAACGATCAACAATTTTATGTATGGAAAGTGACCGAAGGGCGTGCCCAGAAAGTTGAGATTCAAGTAGCACAAATACACACTGAAGGCGTGTTAGTAAGCGAAGGCTTAAGCCAAGGCGACCAAATCATTGTTTCAAGCTTAGCCAAGCTTAGAAATGGACTTTCTGTAACCACTCAATCTCAGGAGCAATAA
- a CDS encoding efflux RND transporter periplasmic adaptor subunit, translating into MRTYLTNKAVWQRLSFVGLMMLVLQACEPAHSEPVNEIVKPVKLLEVPETFNAVDYNFVAQVQATSRAQLAFQVSGEIQQMNVKMGQLVNKGDLLAALDPHDFQLAVDARKAQFDLEKARRTRSEQLFAKKLISEDNYDQVLTAYTEAQANLDQATTDLAYTKLHAPFSGVVSLTYAKQYQFAGAKQPVLSLLGDEQLDLVFNLPVSITESLNLAELREAKLWVTLGNFKGVELPARFKEISTQPDPDTNSYTVTLTIIRPEHLNILPGMSGEVYVRNESETDNGLALPKGAFIQVDEQQAQVWRVVPETMRIEAVNVQLNQQGLVIKGLDAGDSIVVAGAKSLNAGQIIRPWQREGGI; encoded by the coding sequence ATGAGAACATATCTAACAAACAAGGCTGTTTGGCAGCGGCTTAGTTTTGTAGGCCTGATGATGCTGGTATTGCAAGCCTGTGAACCTGCTCATTCAGAGCCTGTTAATGAAATTGTAAAACCCGTCAAGTTGTTGGAAGTACCTGAAACCTTTAACGCTGTTGACTACAATTTTGTGGCGCAGGTTCAGGCAACTAGCCGAGCTCAATTGGCCTTTCAAGTGTCCGGTGAAATACAGCAAATGAACGTGAAAATGGGGCAGCTTGTAAATAAAGGGGATTTACTTGCCGCTCTTGACCCTCATGATTTTCAGTTGGCTGTTGATGCGCGTAAAGCTCAATTTGATTTAGAAAAAGCCCGTCGCACAAGATCTGAGCAACTATTTGCTAAGAAATTAATTTCTGAGGATAACTACGATCAAGTTCTTACAGCCTACACAGAAGCACAGGCTAATTTGGATCAAGCCACCACTGATTTAGCCTACACCAAACTTCACGCACCCTTCTCTGGCGTTGTATCGCTGACTTACGCCAAACAATACCAGTTTGCCGGTGCAAAACAGCCGGTATTGAGTTTGTTAGGCGATGAGCAGTTAGACTTAGTGTTCAACTTACCGGTAAGCATTACAGAGAGCCTGAATTTAGCCGAACTGCGTGAAGCAAAACTCTGGGTTACTTTAGGTAATTTTAAAGGTGTCGAGTTACCCGCTCGTTTTAAAGAGATCTCTACCCAACCAGATCCTGATACTAATAGTTATACGGTTACCTTAACCATCATAAGACCAGAGCACTTAAACATCTTACCCGGCATGTCTGGTGAGGTTTATGTACGTAATGAGTCTGAAACCGATAATGGCTTAGCCTTACCTAAAGGTGCTTTTATCCAAGTTGATGAGCAGCAAGCACAAGTGTGGCGAGTGGTGCCTGAAACGATGCGAATAGAAGCGGTGAATGTACAACTAAATCAACAAGGTTTGGTTATTAAAGGTTTAGATGCCGGAGATAGCATTGTAGTTGCTGGCGCTAAATCGCTAAATGCTGGCCAAATAATACGGCCTTGGCAACGTGAAGGAGGTATTTAA
- a CDS encoding TetR/AcrR family transcriptional regulator, whose amino-acid sequence MTEKRTGRQSAKVAEETRTKILIAAADLFASKGYAVVSLRAISEQAGVSHTLIRHHFGSKLQIWQHICDCMHQRFLNYVNLLVSEQKQGLSCRHQLFDLLVKILAALQVDPQPVRLLNDAVNNEQELFEYFLEEDAQVRKILEDLVIECHKQGYVKHFNIAELKWLLTIFATSSSTLAPLLAKPYPGETEEFCQLKSWQMFSRLLASQLDIDEQDIPKPERLSDLVIDGSPCPFKAQ is encoded by the coding sequence ATGACTGAAAAACGCACCGGACGACAAAGCGCCAAAGTAGCAGAAGAAACCCGTACCAAGATTTTAATCGCTGCCGCAGATCTTTTTGCCAGTAAAGGCTATGCCGTTGTATCACTGCGCGCGATTAGTGAACAAGCAGGTGTGTCTCATACCCTCATCCGTCATCATTTTGGCTCTAAGCTGCAAATTTGGCAGCATATATGTGACTGCATGCACCAGCGGTTTTTAAACTATGTAAACTTGCTAGTTTCAGAGCAAAAACAAGGCCTGTCTTGTCGTCATCAGTTGTTTGATTTACTGGTTAAGATCTTAGCTGCACTTCAAGTCGATCCTCAGCCGGTTAGGCTGCTTAATGATGCAGTAAACAATGAACAAGAATTGTTTGAGTATTTTTTAGAAGAAGATGCTCAAGTACGAAAGATTCTTGAAGACCTAGTGATTGAATGCCACAAGCAAGGGTATGTAAAACACTTCAACATTGCTGAACTAAAATGGTTATTAACCATTTTTGCTACCTCCTCTTCAACCTTAGCGCCACTGTTAGCTAAACCCTATCCGGGTGAAACCGAAGAGTTTTGCCAATTAAAAAGCTGGCAAATGTTTAGCCGCTTACTGGCTAGCCAACTCGATATTGATGAACAAGATATACCAAAACCCGAGAGACTAAGTGATTTAGTCATTGACGGTTCACCCTGCCCATTTAAAGCTCAGTAA
- the gabT gene encoding 4-aminobutyrate--2-oxoglutarate transaminase: protein MNNQQLQERKQSVIARGQGNVYPVYAERALNAELWDVEGKRYIDFATGIAVCNTGHSHPKVVAAAKQQLDKFSHTCVMINPYESAVELAEKLVAIAPGDSDKKAMFVTTGAEAVENAVKIARAATGRRGVIAFNGGFHGRTNLTMALTGKITPYKHQFGPFAGDIYHAPYPMQMHGISSEQSLQALNNIFKVDIAAEDVAALIVEPIQGEGGFYPAPKEFLQALRALCDQHGIVLIMDEIQTGFGRTGKMFNCEYADVEPDLITMAKGIAGGFPLSAVVGKSSIMDAPLPGGLGGTYGGSPVACSAALAVLDVIEEQDLVARANQIGQQFGEYLHPLQQQFPGLIGDIRISGAMIAMELIENGDVTRANTALTQALIANAANYGLVLLACGFYGNVIRFLPALTIEDEIVDEGMQQFCRLFRSLAS from the coding sequence ATGAATAACCAGCAACTACAAGAAAGAAAACAAAGTGTCATTGCACGCGGCCAAGGCAATGTTTATCCAGTTTATGCTGAGAGAGCGTTAAATGCTGAGCTGTGGGACGTAGAAGGTAAGCGCTATATAGATTTTGCCACTGGTATTGCTGTATGTAATACCGGCCATAGCCACCCAAAAGTTGTGGCTGCAGCAAAACAGCAACTGGATAAGTTTAGCCATACCTGTGTAATGATTAATCCCTACGAGAGCGCAGTGGAGTTAGCAGAAAAGCTAGTCGCTATTGCGCCAGGTGATAGTGATAAAAAAGCCATGTTTGTAACTACCGGAGCAGAAGCGGTAGAAAATGCGGTTAAAATCGCACGGGCTGCTACTGGGCGTCGCGGGGTTATTGCGTTTAATGGCGGTTTCCATGGGAGAACAAATCTTACTATGGCGTTAACCGGAAAAATTACCCCTTACAAACATCAATTTGGGCCCTTTGCCGGAGATATTTATCACGCCCCTTATCCTATGCAAATGCACGGTATAAGCAGTGAGCAGAGCCTGCAAGCACTCAACAATATCTTTAAGGTCGATATCGCTGCAGAAGATGTAGCGGCATTAATCGTTGAGCCGATTCAAGGTGAGGGTGGTTTTTATCCTGCTCCTAAAGAATTCCTACAGGCACTTAGAGCGCTTTGTGACCAACACGGTATCGTTTTAATCATGGATGAAATCCAAACTGGATTTGGAAGAACCGGTAAAATGTTTAATTGCGAGTACGCCGATGTTGAGCCTGATTTGATTACCATGGCAAAAGGCATTGCCGGCGGCTTTCCATTATCGGCGGTGGTTGGTAAATCATCAATAATGGATGCTCCTTTACCTGGTGGATTGGGCGGTACCTACGGTGGCTCACCGGTAGCGTGTAGTGCGGCTTTAGCAGTACTTGATGTGATTGAAGAGCAAGATTTGGTGGCGCGTGCTAATCAAATTGGCCAACAGTTTGGCGAATACTTGCATCCGTTGCAGCAGCAATTTCCCGGCCTGATTGGCGACATTCGCATTTCAGGGGCGATGATTGCCATGGAGCTTATCGAAAATGGTGATGTAACTAGAGCCAATACCGCATTAACTCAAGCGCTTATTGCCAATGCCGCAAATTATGGCCTTGTACTATTAGCCTGTGGTTTTTATGGGAATGTGATTCGCTTTCTACCAGCACTAACTATTGAGGATGAGATAGTTGATGAAGGCATGCAGCAGTTTTGTCGCTTGTTTAGATCTTTAGCCAGTTAA
- a CDS encoding LysR family transcriptional regulator produces MLDPLSGKQLSEYDLRLLRVFKAVVEHGGFAAAEHSLGITRSTISVHMSSLESRMNIKLCVRGRAGFALTERGQTVYQACLQLFSSIQEFASLVDNLGKPLTGELVILYSDLLDHRSIENIAKAVTAIKQQAPRLCISLNMESVANIESALINNQAHVGFYPAYRSIDGLLSEVVFSESIYLCASKQSPLFSTLDADIDRELLAKHAAIHPSIELNPKGRAQLQQLNFGAKGYQFDSRLALILSGAYIGYLPLSEAQRYIDQQTIRLIKPNEYSYPFELSLVHKINPNEKQKVQLAMDALQTQFVTH; encoded by the coding sequence ATGTTAGACCCCTTATCTGGAAAACAGCTTAGTGAATATGATTTGCGCTTGTTAAGAGTATTTAAGGCAGTCGTTGAGCATGGTGGCTTCGCGGCTGCTGAACATAGTTTGGGGATCACTCGTTCAACCATTAGTGTTCATATGTCTAGCCTTGAAAGCAGAATGAACATTAAGTTATGTGTTAGAGGCAGAGCCGGTTTTGCCCTTACCGAGCGAGGCCAAACTGTTTACCAGGCTTGCCTACAGCTGTTTTCGTCTATTCAGGAATTTGCTTCGCTGGTAGATAACTTGGGAAAACCTCTTACTGGCGAGCTTGTTATCCTTTATTCCGATCTGCTTGATCACAGGAGTATTGAAAACATAGCCAAGGCAGTGACCGCAATTAAACAGCAAGCACCAAGACTTTGTATATCACTTAACATGGAATCAGTAGCAAACATTGAGTCAGCCTTGATCAACAACCAAGCTCATGTTGGGTTTTACCCTGCTTACCGAAGCATTGACGGACTCTTGAGTGAAGTAGTGTTTAGTGAATCTATCTATTTGTGTGCCAGCAAGCAATCACCGTTGTTTAGCACTCTCGACGCAGATATAGATCGCGAGCTACTAGCTAAACATGCTGCGATTCACCCTAGTATTGAGCTAAACCCAAAAGGACGCGCTCAACTTCAGCAACTTAACTTTGGCGCTAAAGGATACCAATTCGACAGCCGGTTAGCCCTAATACTATCTGGCGCCTACATTGGCTATTTACCCTTAAGTGAAGCGCAGCGCTATATAGACCAGCAAACCATTCGTTTAATAAAACCCAATGAATACAGTTATCCCTTTGAGCTTAGTTTGGTACATAAAATTAACCCCAACGAAAAGCAAAAAGTCCAACTAGCCATGGATGCTTTACAAACGCAATTTGTCACTCATTAA
- a CDS encoding NAD-dependent succinate-semialdehyde dehydrogenase codes for MEAIKYSSLIKTRSYINGCWHASQQRFPVHNPANQQCLLEVDDCGLQGVELAIQAAKAAQKAWAAKSANERGNLLRKWYQLIMQHQDDLASILTQEQGKPLAEAKGEIAYGAAFLDWFAEEGKRCYGDVIPAPASDKRIVVVKQAVGVVAAVTPWNFPNAMIARKAAAALAAGCTFVVRPAQLTPISALALAQLAEEAGIPPGVFNVVVGEDARGMGKLLTESPDVAKFTFTGSTAVGKQLIAQCASTVKKVSMELGGNAPFIVFDDADIDAAVQGAIASKYRNAGQTCVCANRFLVQKGVYQQFSEKLAEALAKLTVGDGMQANVDIGPMISEQAKEAVHELVVDSQKAGAKVIYGGQAHQAGKQFYQPTIMTQVSNDMPIAKNEIFGPVAPLIMFDTEEQAIALANDTEYGLAAYFYTRDIGRVWRVGEALEYGMVGINEGIISNAAAPFGGVKQSGNGREGSHYGLDDYTEIKYLCMGGVNS; via the coding sequence ATGGAAGCGATTAAATACTCAAGTTTGATAAAAACACGGTCTTACATCAATGGCTGTTGGCATGCTTCTCAGCAGCGTTTTCCAGTACATAATCCGGCTAATCAGCAATGCTTGCTTGAGGTTGATGACTGCGGCTTACAAGGTGTTGAATTGGCAATCCAGGCTGCTAAGGCTGCCCAAAAAGCGTGGGCTGCTAAATCGGCCAATGAGCGGGGTAATTTGCTGAGAAAATGGTATCAACTGATTATGCAGCATCAAGACGATTTAGCGAGCATTCTCACCCAAGAGCAAGGTAAGCCCTTAGCTGAAGCAAAGGGAGAAATAGCTTATGGTGCCGCTTTCTTAGACTGGTTTGCTGAAGAAGGTAAACGCTGTTACGGCGATGTAATACCAGCGCCAGCTAGTGACAAACGTATTGTTGTGGTTAAGCAAGCTGTGGGTGTAGTGGCTGCAGTAACGCCTTGGAATTTTCCTAACGCCATGATTGCACGAAAAGCTGCAGCTGCCTTAGCGGCAGGTTGTACTTTTGTGGTTCGCCCAGCTCAGCTTACCCCAATCTCGGCGCTAGCGTTGGCGCAATTGGCCGAAGAAGCCGGCATTCCACCAGGTGTGTTTAATGTAGTTGTAGGTGAAGATGCCAGGGGCATGGGCAAGTTACTAACCGAAAGCCCAGATGTGGCCAAATTTACCTTTACTGGCTCCACGGCGGTGGGCAAACAACTTATAGCTCAGTGTGCGAGTACGGTTAAAAAAGTATCTATGGAGTTAGGAGGAAACGCGCCATTTATTGTATTTGATGACGCCGATATTGATGCCGCGGTGCAAGGAGCGATAGCTTCAAAATACCGAAATGCTGGTCAAACATGTGTGTGTGCTAACCGCTTTCTGGTTCAAAAGGGTGTTTATCAACAATTTAGCGAAAAGCTGGCAGAAGCACTAGCAAAACTCACTGTGGGTGACGGGATGCAAGCGAATGTCGATATAGGTCCAATGATAAGTGAGCAAGCAAAAGAAGCTGTGCATGAATTGGTGGTTGATTCACAGAAAGCCGGCGCAAAGGTTATTTATGGCGGGCAAGCTCATCAAGCAGGAAAACAGTTTTATCAACCCACCATTATGACTCAGGTAAGCAATGATATGCCGATTGCCAAAAATGAGATATTTGGCCCTGTAGCACCACTAATTATGTTTGATACAGAAGAGCAGGCCATAGCCTTAGCCAATGATACTGAATATGGTTTAGCAGCTTATTTTTACACTCGCGATATTGGTCGAGTATGGCGTGTTGGTGAAGCGTTGGAATATGGCATGGTTGGCATCAACGAAGGGATTATCTCAAATGCTGCTGCACCGTTTGGTGGCGTTAAACAATCGGGTAATGGGCGAGAAGGCTCGCACTATGGTTTAGATGACTACACAGAAATTAAGTATTTGTGTATGGGCGGCGTAAACAGCTAA